The window CATCGAGGAGGAGCCCCGCCAGGCCATCGCCGCCTGGCAGGAGGAACTGCGCAGCACGGGGCTCGACGCGCGGTGGGTCGCCCCCGCGCAGCTGCACCTCACGCTCAAGTTCTTCGGGGACCTGCAGCGCTCGACCGTCGAAGCGCTCGCGCGCGCGCTGGGGGAGGCGATGGACCGCCAGCGCCCGTTCCATATCACCCTGCGCGGCGCCGGCGCGTTCCCGAACCTGAAGCGGCCGCGCGTGCTGTGGGTCGGCGTGGGGCAGGGGGCACCCGCGCTCGCGGCGCTGGCCGCGGTCGTCGAGGAGGTCGCGCGCGGCCTGGGCGTGCCGTTCGACGCTCGCCCGTTCGAGCCGCACCTCACGGTGGCCCGGCTGCGGGACGGCGCCGCGCCCGTGGCGCTTCCCGCCGCCTTCACCGATGCCGCGCGGCGCTCGTGGGGAGAGCAGGTGGTGCGGGACGTCCGCCTCATCCACAGCACGCTGACGCCGGAAGGGCCCGTGTACCGCGACCTCGGCCGCTTCAAGCTGGAGGCGCGGTAGCGCCGCACGCGAGGCGCCGCCGCGCGTCACACGGCCGCGGTCGCGAGCCCGGCCGCGCGCCCTTCCAGCAGCCGCCAGGCCGTCGCCGCGAGCACGGCCACGCCGTAAGGGAGCGCCGCCTCGTCGACGGTGAAGTTCGGGTGATGGTGCGGGAAGTGCGCGCCCAC of the Clostridia bacterium genome contains:
- the thpR gene encoding RNA 2',3'-cyclic phosphodiesterase, with translation MPRNLTPLRCFAAVRIEEEPRQAIAAWQEELRSTGLDARWVAPAQLHLTLKFFGDLQRSTVEALARALGEAMDRQRPFHITLRGAGAFPNLKRPRVLWVGVGQGAPALAALAAVVEEVARGLGVPFDARPFEPHLTVARLRDGAAPVALPAAFTDAARRSWGEQVVRDVRLIHSTLTPEGPVYRDLGRFKLEAR